A stretch of the Lolium perenne isolate Kyuss_39 chromosome 3, Kyuss_2.0, whole genome shotgun sequence genome encodes the following:
- the LOC127339222 gene encoding F-box protein At2g43440-like, giving the protein MERYFSTDVLLDILQRLPPSSRRRARLVCRHWRDVVDERTEEMKSRAMPLIWDTSGSVANYVADDLSRPWASAEIGNRMVDSAYRFKGGVQLVGTCNGLLCLCSNKKPGGAIMVVNPSTREKLRVPPLPGVRSRRGVGWDKAYSFGYHPVTGRYKVVHVPCSLDRACEFDVLHVFTLGEAAWREVPLVTLGGAKCNLNAGIVSVDGVTYWVAGDDSARVMSFDLQDERVVSTTWLPTVPAGRDQYHLTEAHGRLGVVALDASMTAEVWLLEKEQWSRRYILRGHDLPRPQVVYGNYVLTRKSVSFYGHWFWRSPGGRSVVHVSHFDNGRLVAKMIGEHYCYRTFAYVKTSEPLGVFRRKQLGMDMELINDF; this is encoded by the coding sequence ATGGAGCGATACTTCTCCACGGACGTGTTGCTGGACATCCTGCAGCGGCTGCCGCCGAGCTCCCGCCGCCGTGCCCGCCTCGTGTGCCGGCACTGGCGCGACGTCGTCGACGAGCGCACCGAGGAGATGAAGAGCCGCGCCATGCCCCTCATCTGGGACACGAGCGGATCCGTCGCCAACTACGTCGCCGACGACCTCTCACGTCCATGGGCATCGGCGGAGATCGGCAACCGCATGGTGGATTCCGCCTATCGATTCAAAGGAGGCGTGCAGCTGGTCGGCACCTGCAACGGCCTGCTGTGCCTTTGCAGCAACAAGAAGCCCGGCGGCGCCATCATGGTCGTCAACCCTTCCACCAGGGAGAAGCTGCGCGTTCCACCGTTGCCGGGCGTCAGAAGCCGCCGCGGGGTGGGGTGGGACAAGGCTTACAGCTTCGGCTACCACCCGGTCACGGGGCGGTACAAGGTGGTGCACGTCCCCTGCAGCCTCGACCGTGCTTGCGAGTTCGACGTTCTCCATGTGTTCACGTTAGGCGAGGCGGCGTGGCGGGAGGTGCCATTGGTGACCCTCGGTGGCGCAAAGTGCAACCTTAACGCCGGCATCGTAAGCGTCGATGGAGTGACCTACTGGGTCGCCGGAGACGACTCCGCGAGGGTCATGTCCTTCGACCTTCAAGACGAGCGCGTCGTCTCCACCACGTGGCTGCCCACGGTGCCGGCCGGGCGCGATCAGTACCACCTGACGGAGGCTCACGGGAGATTGGGCGTCGTTGCCTTGGACGCCTCCATGACGGCGGAGGTGTGGCTTCTCGAGAAGGAGCAGTGGAGCCGACGGTATATCCTTAGGGGGCACGACCTCCCGCGGCCACAGGTTGTGTACGGCAACTACGTCTTGACGCGCAAGTCGGTATCGTTTTACGGGCACTGGTTCTGGCGGTCACCCGGCGGCCGAAGCGTGGTGCATGTCAGTCACTTCGACAACGGTAGGCTTGTCGCCAAGATGATAGGCGAGCACTATTGCTACCGCACCTTCGCCTATGTCAAGACGTCCGAGCCATTGGGTGTTTTTAGACGAAAACAACTTGGCATGGACATGGAATTAATCAATGACTTCTAA